The Jaculus jaculus isolate mJacJac1 chromosome 3, mJacJac1.mat.Y.cur, whole genome shotgun sequence genome includes the window TGTAGGctgtagaaaagacagcatattcagCAAATGTTGCTTAACAAATTGGATAATCATATGTGCAAAAATGAAAATTGACCCACTTAtcttaccatacacaaaaatcaagtccaagtggattaaagatctcaatatatgACCTAAAACTCTTCtcctattggaagaaaaaataggaggaactctccaagatataggagtggggaaagacttcctaaacaaaatgccagtagcccaggaaattaaagaatcactcaaccaatggtatgttatgaagctaaaaagctattGCACAGATAAACATGCCCAATAGATTACAtactgaataggagaaaatctgtGCCATCTATATCcatgacagaagcctaatatctagaatatacaaagaactaaaaaaaaaccctaagcaataaaaattaaaaaaaaaaaaaaaacactccagaaatggggcagagaactgaatacagaattcacagaggaagaaatacaaagggctaacatacacttaagaaaatgctcaacatcgcTTACtgttagggaaatacaaattaaaaaaaaatactatgaattTCTGACTTACACCAGTAAAGaagacaatcattaaaaaattaaacaacaaatgttggcaaggatgtgggaaaatAAGAAccctccactgttggtgggaatgtaaccttttacaaccactatgtaaatcaatatggagattcctcagaaggatgaacatagagctaccaacatacccagttattccgTTAGGGGCATTTCTCCTAAATGTGCCATACTTGACTCTAGAGatatttggtcaaccatgtttatagcttcccAGTTCATTATAtctaaaaactagaatcaacccaaatgCTCAATATTGGATAAATATATAACAatgttgtggtacatttacacattgGAATTCTGgccagcagtaaaaaaaaaaaaaaaaaaaaaaaggaatttgtagaatttgtattttcagtgccagggatgggatacatccAGTgtgttcttggccagggaggtccctgatgcccccaaaacattataggccattgttgaggcccttggtttcccaccaggaatagatgggaagaccctattgctgaagactccacatactcgggctgcaaggccactgagaaattctgcttgaactgagctgataacctcctccatatagaccagctgacagaaagctggaagaaaccattctacatgtagtacaatgggagaaagtgataccaccagtgaagatactcaacagtcgACACTATaagtcttataattggccagccaggccaaatgagccagtgggtgcaatagtggtacgtctgtcatggtggaacccAACTGCCCttaaattggactggaggcccactccatggtggggggaacacatccctgatactgaaaacttaaaacaggggcagtcatgagccctaggggtgtaacatctgctgatgtctggataagtgtatatactatgcttatcaaactgcccagtaggcacttctcttaattttgtaCACTTATATTTactctactctcactttgagcagagaatcttcttttttcagatggcagtgaccttgggatgactcagaaggtatcatagtgctagaaagaagcgactagagtaccaagtaacatctcaatcacaccttccaaggctcagggtctaatgtggaagaggtggtggaaagaatgtaagagccaaaggaagggcaggacttcttacaatgtgctccctccagacataaaatggcctggatatccatgacctcatagtgcctgacactacctacacaagaccatcataagaggaggaaaagatcatgacatcaaaataaaaaagagactgattgagatggggaggggatatgttggagaattgaatttcaaaggagaaagtgggggggggggagggagggtattaccatgggaagctttttataatcatggaaaatgttaataaaaattgagaaaaaaaaagaaaaaaaagaagaaaatggacagacttcgAATACCTTATACTCAGCAAACTTACACAACCacaaaagacaaatgccacatggtctcacaTATCTGCAGCTCCTAACGTGGACCAGCTtcagttgctgacatacctgataggcaacacAAGgcacagacaatagggatggaagggtgtgggtgaggggaaggggaagatggggaaaggaaacaaaaagctaAATCCAAAAtgtactggtaccatagaaacttttatccttggaTATAGACAAAAAGATATAACCCACAACAGGAGTAAAGGagaagcacctgaaaagaagggccctggagaagctgGGATGAAGCCCAACCTTAAAAAGAATGTTCATTTTTTCTTGTCCCTGGATTCTAATTCCCAGTAACAGAAATCAGTTACTAcacacaatgaactgttgatagGAGCTACaaggtccctaaaacaagacaagcttctgtcacagcacttgattatccacttAAGGCAaaagggaagaccctattgctgaaaacactatATACTGCTGGCgtagaacatggagagatctggctggaaacCACAAAAGAGCCATTTCCTAGAGAGTTAGccagtctagtgctggaaggcactacctgagctactggggtaagTGGCAAGCAATGGTCTGAGCAGCCAGAGTTTTAAGACACTCAGAAACAACAAACACCCTGATAGGATGTACatgctagtgcaatagtggcatatagccTAAtttggtaaccaatagctttctgattgactatATGTAATGTCTCAGAAGAAACCTTAGAtaaaatatttctacttattATTTAGAAGTAGAAACTTtagaatgaaaaaaatttaaaaataaaatattccatgaGAGTCAATAGAATTGAGGTACTGCAATTATTGAGAATTTCTAGATAAAAATAAGAAGCATGGAGCTGGGCCATATTAAACATTTTCACTtaggaagaaaaagggaaataaTGCAATTTATTTCCCATTATATGTGAAGAAGTGAATGTATTTTTGCCTTTGTCTTGGGAGTTCTATaagcccaagggtgaaggaaaaACTTATCAGTCCCTAGAGAATTAAAGACAGATCGTGGTTTAGTGTGTAAATACAATCCCTTTACACCTTACTCTTGCACCTAGTCTGTTCTCTGGGGAAGAGACCTAACTAGTTCATACTCTGCTTATTACTGATACACTGTGTCTTGCATTCATATTGAATGTTCTGTATCTCAAGAAGTAGCAAATGTGACCATAATAGCAGACTTTTCTCTTTGTTACATGCAAATACTTAAAGCCATAATCAGAACGTGTAACATATAGCTAATAAAGATATCTGATAAACTTTTGTAAAAAAAGTCTTTGTTCCACCTTCTTTCCATCAAAGGAACCAAAGGCACAAAGCCTGAACTCTTTGTTCCAGAGATAAGAGGAGCATCAATATTTTCTAGCCCAAGGAGGGTAAGTTTATGAATCCTATGTatcttaatattatatatttaaacctTTGATTATGTGACATGCAGTAGTAAATAACATTTCCCTTTATTGGGTAAgtttcttgtgcatgaagaaaaatatttttgttccttttctacAACTGTGTAATCTGCATTCCAGACCAGTACCAGTTACTAAAGCTTATGCCATTTGCTTTACTAGAAAGCAGATAAATCAAGTGAAGAAAGGAGTGATgagatgagagacagaaaatTTTGTCCAGGTTCTCTCACTTGCCTTGCGAACATACAAGTATGCATGGCGTTCCCCTGGGCTCTCCTAAGGTGGTGAGGCGTGCTCATATTCTTAAGtgaggaggactgcagtgagggGAGCTTAATGCCACCAGACGTCCTGATAATGGGGAAGGCAGGTTCTATAGAACAGGGTCAGACATTCCTGCACACTTTCCACTTTGATAGTAAGGATATTATGGGAAAAGCTAACCAAGCTGTCCTATCAtatcacatttctttctgtgccaacaGATTGTAAAAGACAAGAATGCGTTTTCGAAATAGTTCTCTTGTGATTGAATTCATCCTGGAAGGGTTAACAGAATGGCCGGATCTCCAACtacccctctttttcctttttctagtaATGTATATTATTACTGTGTTGGGAAACTTGGGTTTGATAACTCTAATTGGACTCAATTCACATCTCCACACTCCAATGTACTTTTTCCTATTTAACTTGTCATTAATTGACTTCTGCTATTCTTCTGTGTTTACACCTAAAATGTTGATGAACTTCATACTGAAGAAGAATGTTATCTCTTATAGGGGGTGTATGACCCAACTCtacttttattgcttttttgtgATTTCTGAGTGTTATGTGTTAATGTCGATGGCCTATGATcgctatgtggccatctgcaaTCCACTCTTGTATAACTATACCATGTCCCCTAAAGTATGCTCCTATCTCATGTTTGGTTCATACTTGATGGCATTTTCTGGTGCCATGGCTCACACTGGATGCATGCTGAGACTGACCTTCTGTGATGAAAACACCATCAACCACTATTTCTGTGACATTCTCCCTGTGATGCAGCTCTCCTGCACCAGCACCTATGTCAATGAGCTGGAGGTTTTGATTGTGGTGGGCATCAACATCATTGTACCCAGTGTGACCATTTTTATCTCCTATGGCTTCATCCTCTCCAGCATCTTCCGCATCAGCTCCACTGAGGGCAGGTCCAAAGCCTTCAGAACCTGTAGTTCTCACATCATTGCTGTGTCTCTGTTTTTTGGATCAGGTGCATTTATGTATCTCAAGCCCTCTTCAGCTGGATCCATGGATGAAGgaaaaatttcttctgtcttttataCAAATGTGGTTCCCATGTTGAACCCTTTAATCTACAGCTTGAGGAACAAAGATGTTAAAGTTGCCCTGAGAAAAACTCTGAGCAGGAGGAAGTCTTGATATAAAACTGTCTTTCTACACTGGTAATAATGAGGCTGTGTGTCTCTATTTTATTACAGTAATTGAAAAAGGAAGATTCTTTCCTATTTtgtatcattgttattattagttTGGTATTTTCTAAATGTAATTCCAAATTCTATTAATGATGAgaattcttttttcattattaataagcattttctttacttaattttccatattaataataaattgaaaaagatttaatattttgtttttaattgtaattATGGAGTTCTTTCTTTTGGGAAAGATGGTGTGCTCTCCAAATGATCAAGCAAATGCTAGAATGGAATTATGCCAATGAAGAGAATGTTTAGTTCTTTACTTTTTCCTAGTATATCCCAttagaaatgtaaataaaaatataaatttgtcCCTAATGTCTACCTTTCAATTTCAAACACAAGTGTATCACAGATATACAAAGTTCTATAGACCATCAAGTTCAACAAATTTTGCTATTGTAAATTATATGTATTGAGGTTTTTTtgcataattttcatttttaccttTATGCCTAAGAACTCAGAAGAGGTCATCCTCTTTTATTTATGATATATGGATGATATACAGAAGCTGAAAGGTTGATAATTTACTTACTTAAGGCCTCAGATTTTTATCAAAGAAATCTAAAATGCAGGAATAGCCTCATTATTTGAAGTCTGATATACTTCATTCgtcctatttcattaattatgAAATATGAAAATGCAATTCCATTTTAAGAAATGATTTTGTTCAATAAatgatacatatatttatttcagggtggcttattttcattcattttttgctCTGAATTACTTAGGTCTTTTTGTGACTTAAAATAATGTGGAGGTCATTGGCTCAAGTAGGGAACTAATGTTTTCTACACAAAATGAACTTGAAATCTTTTGGGGTGTTTATAATACCAACAAACTAGtttgaggaagaaaggaatggcAACATTCTGTCCAGCCAGGATTGTAACAGACACAAAGTCAATGCATATGAGGCCCTGCCATAATTGGTGACTTAGAAGCcacattttattctgttttggtGTTTGTTCTGCAAAGTACTATAAGGACCTTCACTTCaataaatctttaataaaaacTATAGCCCACAATGTCTGAAAGTACATTTGGGAGCATAATATGAAAGCCTAGAAAATGCAGGCAATTTAATTATTAACAGGTATTTTAGGATATGACACAGGTctcaataaatacaaaaaatactgCAAAGATACTCATACATCCATTTTCTTGTTAGTCATAGTATTCACAGTAGCCAATTTATGGATGCAGTCATAATTTCAAACAATATATGAATGGGTAAATTAAAAATGGCATATGTATACAATGGAGATTTAGTCAGCTATAAGGAAGAATGAAACCATGTGATTTACTAGAAGTAGATACACATTGAGATCTTCATATTGAGTACTTAAGCCAGACTCAGTAAATGTTGATTATATTGTTTTCTAGTTCATATTTGTGGATTCTAAGTTGCATACAGATACTTGAAGGGATATGAAGCACAAAAGGCAAAGGAAGACTAATGGAGAAGACCAGAGGGAATATGTGATGGTATGAACACAGTACATGATGATTAACACTGATTAACATTGTATGGTATAGAGATACGAACAATGTTGCAGTTGCCCTCAGGAGGAATATTATGTAGAGGCTCTGCTGTACTATCCCATCTGTCAGCTTCTGTGCTCCTCAAGAAAGGACTAGGAGGTTGGCTGTCAAGGGAATACTTGTTTCATTTCATACATAATGGGCCAGATACTTAGAGATAATCACTCTTTGTCCAAATCATGATTCACAAGTGGTGAAGCCGATCTTTGGGACTTGGATGCTTTCCTTGTAAACCTATGAGCTTTTCAAGACACCTTTTATCACAGTActctgggagcagaggtaggaagatcactgtgagtttcaggtaagcctgagactacatagtgaattgcaggtcagcttgagctagagtgagaccctacttgaaaaaccaacacacacacacacacacacacacacacacacacacacacacacacatatacacacacaataatttACTGTGTGTCAGCAgggaaggccagaggacagcctcagcaATTACATCCACTTCTTTTAAAACAAAGGCACTCACTGGCCTAGATCTGACCAACTAGGTTAAACTAGCTGTccagcgagccccagggatcctcctgtcatTGTCCATCCCCCAGGTTTAGGAATataggtttgcaccaccatgccttcatAATTCACATTCCTTGGCTCTATTGCCCAACTTGAATGTATAAATACATTTACAGTTTTTAATGTTCTGTACAACTAATAGAACCAGCACCCAGTGGTCCATctctttgttcttgttttggAGCGTGTAGTCAGTTTCAGGTTCAGTAGTAAAGTCTTGTGCCAGTTCCactttctctttatatttctaTTGGCTGGATGTAGAGGGGTAGAGATTATATTTAGGTGATGAAACAGTtacaatgaaaacaacaacaataacaacaaacaacTACAACAGACTAGTTTCAACACAATGAGTGtggagaaagaaaacatggtTATAGTCACATTTAAAAAGGAACATATAGAGGGTTCTGATTGCTGAAATATTCTACTTACAGGTCTGCATAGTTATTTCAAGCTTGGATCCCACACTTTATCACCACATGGTTTCTGTTCTTCCAGGAAAAACCCAGTTCTGAAACTCCCCAGACAGAAGAGCATAGATCTGGATTTGCCTTCCATGGAACAGGGTGGGTTTCAGACCAAGGCAGGGGATCCCATAGCAACCACAGAAGCAGCAGGAGAATAGAGCCTGCACTCCTGAGGACCAACCCAAGTATGGGAGAGGCAATGGGAACGAcatttaaaagtaacaaaaatagaTCACCTTCTTCAGCTTGTGGCAACATAGTTGGGACCTCTCCCTACTTTGGAGGGTGctttcctgtttctctgtcaataaatTGAATGTCTGCCTTGCTATACCTGTCTTCCTGTATTCTAATTATAATTCTTTGGGGGATGGATAATACACCTGTTGGCCACCAGTATCAGTGATTGTCTGGGCTTGGAAGGAAAGAACAGGACATTATTGTTTAATAGGTAAAGAGTTGAAGAAtggctgtttgtttttgtatactaacactaaaattattttcttctatgtGTATATACCCACAGGTTATACAGATGAACTATACAGTAGGTCTATTTTTATGTTTACAAGGAAGCTCTATACCTTTTTCCATCATTGCTTTACAAAAATCGATCTGCAGGGTGTTTGGatgtaaaaaaaatgaagtcactgGAATTTATCAGTGCATGCTGTATGCTTGTATGGACTACCACAATGAACTTTAATAGGTATAATTAATATGtgttaattaaaagaaatttatatgcTCTTACAAGTTTATAGTCATTAGGACTGATTAATAATTATGGTTGTAGCTTTACTTTTTCATTCAAATATTGTCTAAACTgatttcttctttccatttttatcaGGAAGCTAATGACACTAGGAAGTTGAAGATCTACTTAAATCTTTCAACATTTGCTGCTGCTTTTCCACTTCCATCCATATGATATAAACCTTGTGCGAATCATATGCTGCAAAAGTGAACATCAATGAATTGCTAAACACATGAAGAAACCTACAATGTCGGAAATGAGTGTCTTAACTTCCTTTCAATCCTTAAACTCCATCCCTCAAGAGCTGGACAGGTGTTTTGACATTTCTTTTGTCTGAAATACCACTGGTGCTGTAGAGGATTTTCCTCCAAATAGAAACATTTCATCTTGAAGAGAAACTCATtaaggctcaggaaataaacAGAGCTTTGGACCTCATAAGTCTGAGAAAACTTCAGAAACTTACAAGATCAACAAAAACTTGTATTTTGATACTTTGGTCTATTGTGTCCTATATAGGGTGAAAAAATGTGCTCATGTCTCCATAGAGAAGATGTTTCTTGGCAACAACTGTTTCTGAGTAAATTCAAACCCTCTGTTAAGTGTTATAATGACCTTACTGGGGATATTTCCTTACCATatttgttctttctctgtttcgCGAATAGCAAACAAATGGATTTTAACCATTTCACTCCTTTGGCATGCCTCAGAAGTAAACTAAACACATGGAATGTTCCAGAACATACTGTTATGGTCATATGAGGGTGTAATATCATCATGAAAAAAATCCCTTTGGAGGACCATAGTTACTGTGCAGCCAGAAAATCCACATCAAGCTCCCCTTGGACAAACTTCATAAACATCCTGGAACTGTGGCTCACCAAGGGCAAGAGGACCCAGCCATTTACTGGTTTCCATGTCAGTATACATTTTGAAAGCATTGTAGTAAGACAGGCAGCCAGTTTTTCTAGCATAACTCATGGTCAGCCTCAATGTGTGCTACAGAAAGTCCATTCTTTGGTATTTAgaggtaatttttttgtttctggtagtttGCTGAAGGAACCTAAGGGGAAACATTGCATAAGTATCATACTGTCAtcctcacattagccagatagtATGATAACATGTTTTCTTGGTTGTCCATGGAGGAAATCATCTACATTGCTAGACTGGACAAGCAAGAGGACAACATTCCTAACCTCCTACTAACACATATAGTGTCTGCTTCCTTCCAACCAGGCCTCTTTCTGAATACCTCAGTGTGCCAATATTTTGGTAGGTCCTGAGGCTGGTATGGAAGCACAACTTTGCACAAAGATTTCAAGCCtatatctttcttttaaatatttatttatttacttgaaagagagaaagagaggtgggggagaatgggcatgccagggcctctaaccactgcaaacaaactccagatgtatgtgccaccttgtatatcaggctttagtgggtactggggaatacaacctgggtcctttggctttgcaggcaagtgccctaacctctaagtcatctctccagcccaagcttacatctttcttccttccttcctttctctctctctctctctctctctctctctctctctctctctcacacacacacacacacacacacacacacacacacacattgtcctTTTAACTTTTAGGGAATTCATTGGAAGCTGTTATGATTATGTGTGTTTAAACtttttatatatgcatgcatgtaagaTTTACTTacatgtggtcagaggacaaccttgaggtgtccGTATTCTTCTTTCACCTTCTATGATATAAGGTCTCTTTCTGCCTTAAATGAATGTAAGTCCAGCTGGTCCTTGAACTTCAGATTTTTCTTGTTCTGCCTCCCATTGGGTTGGGATGCCATAAACATTTGTTGTATTAACCTGACTTTACacagattctggggaatcaaactcaggtctgcaacttttgcaagcaggcacttttaacttctgagccattgcTTCAGCCCACATCATAACTTTGGCTACTTATGTCACATTGTATTGAGCCTCTTCCAGCTGCACTCACTTACTAGAAATTATTCTGGACTTCTTCCACCTTTCCCTATTTTGATTgcacttctttgtcttttctaagCTAGTCACTACAcagaaaaatactttcttttctgttcccTGCAAGTCTACACACAAACCACATTGTTTGCTTTTTGCATGGTGAGCTGCCCTTGAATAATAGGAACAAACACCACTTGTTATtctgtataatatttttattttattaattttcttatatttgattaattttttaatattttatttttatttgagagggagagatagatacagGAATaggcaggaggagagggagatagagaaagagagaatgggcacgccagggcctccagccctgaaaacgaactccagatacatgcatcccatTTTGcaccttgcttacatgggttctggggaattgaacctgggtcctttggctttgcgggcaagagcctgaaccactaagccatctctccagcccatatttgatttattttaatggatagataaaaacataaaatatggcataccatgtggatgttggtacATTTCCCTTTAGGATAAATATGCTGCAAAGTGAGATCAACAGCTTTTTTGgtgagaatttttacatcaatGACTCTTGAACTTTGGTCAAAATAgagatgtatttttatatttaaattatatattttttcagctaTTTATCATTTTTTCAATATTGAATAGTACTGATAATTATagcattgttattttaaaattttattaattaattaatttatttatttgaaagagagaaataggcagggagagagagagatagagaaagagagagagagagaatgggcatgctagggtcttcagccattacaaacaaactccacattcatgtgcccctttgtgcatctggtgtatgtggatcctggggaatataacgtgggtcctttgactttgcaggtgagcaccttaactgttaatccatctctcctgccctgtgcagttttttaaaaagctttgttTACTctcaaatgtttattttctttggacaattattctgatttttcttgtttgtctttCTATATAAATTTGAATATAAGCTTTCTATAAAATGTCTTGCTTAAGTACATCATGGAACAGTGGGAGGAAAGACAAGGTTGATTGTCAATATTCCACCATGAATGACAAAGGGACTCACAAGACCATATTTTTCCCAGAGGAGCGATAGGCAGTTAATGGCTGCCTTAGGAGAAGTCATTTCTTTTGTAGTATAGACATTGGTAAGTCCCACACTGAAGTAAATTATCCATCACCTATGCTCATGAAAGCAACTCTAATTTAACAAAGTGGGTCacaaaaaagacattaaagtagGAAGGTAAGTAGCTGAGAAAAAGCAGTTAAATGTTAGTGAAAGGAGTTATCAGAGAGGGTAAGAggattaagaaaatcaaaatatatacatttatgaaactgaaaaaataaaaacaaaatgagaaaatatctTGATTCAAGTTCAAGATACTTGCACATGATATATCAGTTTTCAGTTCATAAATATCAGTGCTGTGTATTCCAACCTATAAATATCAGGTATTGTTCTGTATAtagtcattatatatatatttttttcttatcagtGTCTTTTGTTTGTTGACTACATATTTTGCAGATAttacacataaaatatatatctagCACACTATAATATACACAGTTTCTGTCCTTGGTGCTGTGGAAAacatattgcttttcaaattttaattttcaagtgttcattattaataaaaatgtataatgcTGACCTTGCTATGGCTTGAATGTCTGGCTACCAAATCATCAAGAGTAATTAACTGTTAGTAGCTTTCACAGGTGATCTGTCCATGAGAGCTCCTCTTATGGCAGGATTAGTGTGGCTATCATAGAGCTGAATCATTTTCATGGGAATGGATTCCTCGTATATGAATGAGTTTGTCTCTATCATACTCATttgttctctcttcttcccctggtgtcactcttatttttttaaatttttttggctcatttttatttatttatttgagagtgccagagagagaaagaggcagagagagagagagagagagagagagagagagagagagagagacagagacagagacagagacagagccagagagagtgagaatgggcatgacagggcttctagccactgcaaatgaactccagatgtgtgtgcccccttgtgcatctggataacatgggtcctggaggatcgagcctcgaaccagggtccttaggcttcacaggcaagagcttaaccactaagccatctctccagcccaaccctctgGTGTCACTCTTGCTATTGTGCTTTTCTATGTGTTGCCTAGTGTAGCGTGGTAATATTGCGGAAGAGCCCTGCTTGCACTCAGACATcatgatcttggacttcccagcctttCAGGACTGTTAACtgcaaaatttttattcattacaTCACCTTATTGACAGCATTGTCTGTAGCAGGGAAATAGAAATGGTCATATATTCTATAGTATTATAAATGCAGCCATGACTTGTAGCTGACATTTCTTAAGGTGCTTCCTTTTAGAACATTTGTCATTTATTTCATTCTGTCATGcagtttctttatctttttttatttgcttctgtGTAGTGTATAAGATATGAGGGGGGTTGTGTACATGCAGGCAtgagtgtggtgtatgcatatgtatgtgccctTGAAGCACCCCAAGTGCTAGCCTGATGCAGCACAACACTCACCTGCCATTTCTGTGCCACTAAGAATTGATTTTctagttgttatttattttttttcctcacaagttTCACTTATATAAGTTTACATTTTacttgaaatttctttctttgccaACCTAGGCACTCTGACCTTTTCTCCTTTGTAGGCACACAGGATCAAAGTCAGTTATGCATGGTAATTATCTGCATTGcacacttttgtttttgaggtagatgtcactctagcccaggatgacctggaattcactatgtagtctcaggctggcctcaaattcatggagttactcctgcctctgccttctgagcactgggattaaaggtgtgcaccaccacactggaccCATTGCGTACATTTTGATGCATTGTGTCTACCTTTTCATTTACTTGAAGATGTTTCCttaatttctatttgtttattaaatttaaatttttccatGTTTTCTCATGTTTA containing:
- the LOC101615026 gene encoding olfactory receptor 8B3-like, producing MRFRNSSLVIEFILEGLTEWPDLQLPLFFLFLVMYIITVLGNLGLITLIGLNSHLHTPMYFFLFNLSLIDFCYSSVFTPKMLMNFILKKNVISYRGCMTQLYFYCFFVISECYVLMSMAYDRYVAICNPLLYNYTMSPKVCSYLMFGSYLMAFSGAMAHTGCMLRLTFCDENTINHYFCDILPVMQLSCTSTYVNELEVLIVVGINIIVPSVTIFISYGFILSSIFRISSTEGRSKAFRTCSSHIIAVSLFFGSGAFMYLKPSSAGSMDEGKISSVFYTNVVPMLNPLIYSLRNKDVKVALRKTLSRRKS